One Solanum pennellii chromosome 10, SPENNV200 genomic region harbors:
- the LOC107032611 gene encoding homeobox-leucine zipper protein ATHB-52-like — MNNFLHSQYLHKHQSILNHNKKRLTQEQVKRLEASFDSTKKLELDQKLQLAKELCVHPRQIAIWYQNRRARWKNQSLELDYTTLQLKLDTTLAEKKQIEKENERLKIELKKVNEMLIAIKQANIQDELAQGIFPCSISSGNCEEGGSSSFQEDVSCSFVNNNNNNNNNNNNNNNNNNCESNLVLDELYSCLMGGEEVSKYSLSWQNGKDLWVCKN; from the exons ATGAATAATTTCTTGCATTCTCAATATCTACATAAACATCAATCTATATTGAATCACAACAAAAAGAGGCTAACTCAAGAACAAGTCAAGAGGTTAGAAGCAAGTTTTGATTCAACCAAGAAACTTGAGCTTGACCAAAAGCTTCAACTTGCTAAAGAGTTGTGTGTTCATCCTAGACAAATTGCTATTTG GTACCAGAATAGACGAGCTAGATGGAAGAACCAAAGCCTCGAGCTCGACTATACTACACTCCAACTCAAGCTAGACACTACATTAGCTGAGAAAAAgcaaatagaaaaagaaaatgaacgtCTAAAAATCGAGTTGAAGAAGGTTAATGAGATGTTAATTGCCATTAAACAAGCTAATATTCAAGATGAATTAGCTCAAGGAATATTTCCTTGTTCTATTTCTAGTGGTAATTGTGAAGAAGGAGGGAGTTCAAGTTTTCAAGAAGATGTGAGTTGTTCAtttgtaaataataataataataataataataataataataataataataataataataattgtgaGTCTAATTTGGTACTTGATGAGCTTTATTCTTGTTTGATGGGTGGAGAAGAAGTGTCAAAATATAGTTTGAGTTGGCAAAATGGGAAAGATCTTTGGGTGTGTAAAAATTAA